Proteins co-encoded in one Enterobacter sp. R4-368 genomic window:
- the yohP gene encoding small membrane protein YohP — MKILLWAILIIFLIGLLVVTGVFKMIF, encoded by the coding sequence ATGAAGATACTGCTTTGGGCAATCCTGATTATCTTTCTGATTGGTCTGCTGGTGGTCACCGGCGTATTTAAGATGATCTTCTAA
- a CDS encoding MBL fold metallo-hydrolase, translated as MKHYPLLLALVTAGLSFGAIAATPLSTHQPQAPGFYRMAMGDWQITAVSDGTVAVPFDKLLTHITPVQLQERMAQASLPVNAETSINAFVINTGKQLILVDAGAGQLFGDAGGHLPENLRAAGIDPATIDTVLLTHIHADHSGGIQRDGKPVFANATVRVDQRDVDFWLNPAHEKEVEEGQRHTFAESERSLRPVIDTGKLSPFRAPTQIIPGIEAIPAPGHTPGSVIYRVTHGGKTLMLWGDIIHAHPVQLPQPEVAIHFDVNQQQAVKTREKVLAQVAREGDWVAAAHIAFPGMGKVMKAESGYRWVPVNYSAKGN; from the coding sequence ATGAAACATTATCCACTTCTGTTGGCGCTGGTGACGGCAGGTTTGAGTTTTGGCGCTATTGCCGCCACACCGCTTTCAACGCACCAGCCGCAAGCGCCGGGCTTTTACCGTATGGCAATGGGCGACTGGCAAATCACCGCCGTTTCCGATGGCACCGTCGCGGTGCCATTCGACAAACTGCTGACCCATATCACGCCGGTGCAGTTGCAGGAACGGATGGCGCAGGCCAGTTTACCCGTCAATGCCGAAACCTCGATCAACGCCTTTGTGATTAACACCGGTAAGCAATTAATTCTGGTGGATGCCGGTGCCGGGCAGTTGTTTGGCGACGCAGGCGGCCATCTGCCGGAAAACCTGCGTGCGGCGGGTATTGATCCGGCCACCATCGATACCGTGCTGCTGACGCATATCCATGCCGATCACTCCGGCGGCATACAGCGCGACGGCAAACCGGTGTTCGCCAATGCCACCGTACGGGTCGATCAGCGGGATGTTGATTTCTGGCTCAACCCGGCACATGAAAAAGAGGTGGAAGAGGGGCAGCGCCATACTTTTGCGGAATCCGAGCGCTCACTGCGCCCGGTGATAGATACCGGTAAGCTCAGCCCTTTCCGCGCGCCGACGCAAATTATCCCCGGCATTGAAGCGATCCCGGCGCCGGGGCATACGCCAGGCAGCGTGATTTACCGCGTCACTCACGGCGGTAAGACGCTGATGCTGTGGGGCGATATTATTCACGCGCATCCGGTGCAATTACCGCAGCCGGAAGTGGCGATCCATTTTGACGTTAACCAGCAGCAGGCGGTAAAAACCCGGGAAAAGGTGCTGGCGCAGGTCGCGCGCGAAGGTGACTGGGTGGCAGCGGCGCATATCGCTTTCCCCGGTATGGGTAAAGTGATGAAAGCGGAGAGTGGCTATCGCTGGGTGCCGGTGAATTACAGCGCGAAGGGGAATTAA